Part of the Xenopus tropicalis strain Nigerian chromosome 3, UCB_Xtro_10.0, whole genome shotgun sequence genome, ACTGATAtcctacccctccccccccccccatagcagcACACTGCAGGGCATTGCTTTAGCGGTGGAGCAGATGTAGGGAAGTTTATAGTGAGTAAAGGAAGGTGTAGGAACTGGGTTAAAGGGGTGATGTTCTGCGGGACAGTAGGATAGGAACAGACAAGGACAGATAGGAGAGCAAAACTATAGAGGCCTCAGTCACATGATATACTGGGCGAGTGATGCCCTGCAGATCACTGGCAGGGAAGAGGTTAAAGAAGCAATGCTCAGCACAAATCCAAGGCAGATCGTGCGATGCTCTGCATATCTTTGCCTGGCTCTGTTTGCACACTTCCTTGCCCCCTCCTGTCACTGCGCTGCAGTTTAGAGAGTAACTTAAAGCACCTCACATGTATGCTCTGTCGGGAAATGACagcaaatatatttctatatatttctaccctgtgtctgtgtggtgtCCTTTATGGCTGCTGTGTTGTGTTGTGCAGTTCAGCAGGTGGATAGGTACAGATGCACACAAGATATTCTGGGAAACACTGCAATGCCCTACCCTGATCCATTGCTAAAGTGACTACACTTGAGAGTTGCGACTGGCTAGTCCAGATTCTGACCAGACCAGTCTAATTTATATAAATCCTCAAAGAACTATAGGGAAAAAGCGGACTTTATAGTAGGCCTTACACTGGCTGATTTTTTTAAAAGGGATACACCCAAATGGATAATGGTCTGAAAAAGGCAGGATCGCAGTATGGCCTGTCAAAACCAGCCAACAACCTGACATGCCAGATGGCCAAAATCAGCCAAACTTCCCAActaaatctgggcatgtatgtcTCTACAAATAAACACCCATTTGGCCACAGCCACGGGCAGAATGCTAGTGCATTTCAAAAggggtcattaaaaaaaaaaactaaactttcCAAAATAATTATTCTCAGTATACAATTAAAGTAAAAGTCAGTCAATCCTTTCTCCAGTGAATCAAACTAGTATTTTGATACTAGTTAGATTCACATTAATATCATCCTTTTGGGCCAGTCCTGGCAATACATTCTCTCTCATACTGGGCGGTTGATTTGCACATCTGATAGATttttactaaagaaaaaaaaaaaagcagtgtatGTATATTCCAAATATGCATTGTTTTTTCCTATTATCTCATGGGAAAGCAGCTATTCCTTCCCTAACACATTGGTGCTGCCAAACAAACCCTGATACCATTACAAAATACCCTACACAAGGCTGACCCCTAGTGGTGGAAGCAGAACAATGCAAAACACAGActgataattatataaataacattagTCTTATACTTAACCAGTATTATGGAAGCTGTTACCTGTCTGAGACACTGAGACATCAAAAAGTATAACTATTAATTCTAAACAGGGTTCTCTTGTCTTTTTGTATTCCTACCCctgaaaaaaggagagaaggccATTAGCATAGAAGAAAATTCATAACATTTGCCAGGaagattatattatttataaacagacatgcatattatatatatatttttatatatatacacacacacaaaatgttctGACATCCCCAGGGGATATCCCTTATAGTTAGACACAGAAGCATTGGTTAATCAGCACCGTGTTTAATCAAAGGCATCGTGTCTTGAACTTTATAGTTTCTCTTCCATTTTTTTCAGTGAAATCTATCTCACTTTGTCCCTTTCCTTAGAAAGAATAAAACATAATATGCAAACATACATAATCAGTGTACATGTGTAAGGGTAGATTGCCTAGCTGTCTGGCCCCCACTAACCACAAATACTGTGCTAATTATGACTTAGTTCTGAGCTATTTATGTGGAAACCTCCCTGGTTACAATATAGCCCCTGGGTGGCTGAGGTGACACAAGAGGTGGCTACATGTCCCATTATTTTCAGCTTTTTCTGCCATTATGGATGGAGTCTATAAAGCGTCCTTGGCACTTGTACCGGACTATCCAGCTGGAAACCTGGTTAAACCCTCCAAAGGGTTTTTATGAGCCCTATCCTGTCCAACGGCACCATAGACACTGCTAAATGACATACTATAATCCACTCTGGGAACACCCGACAAGTTACATACACCTGTCGGCACAAGTTTCACCTGCCCAGCGCACACAGTATTTCAAACAGAACTAGAAGGAAAATACAAACACTAGAAATGAGAACACAGAAGTGAAAATGAAGGTCACGCAattttgtgtttaataaaaaataacacttTTTCATCCATTAGTAACAGAATAAAGATTTGCTTCCAATTTTCCAAAGTATCTAGAACAAAATCCTActaattatttacaaaaaaaaaatggtattaggGAAATTACTATACTTGGGGGAAAAATCAGTATCATTGGTTATGATTTTCTTTATGATTTAGCTCAGACAGACCCCACTCTGCAGCTGTCTCACCTTTACTGTACTTTTggcagtgagaaaaaaaaaaaatacaaaatgtgctGGAAAAGTGGTTaagggatgaaaaaaaaaaaaaatattctacttGCCGGATTTCCAAACCGATCTCTCAATTAttcaatgaaataaaataaaaacacttttttttttttttttactttcagcaCATAAAGGGGAACTTTTAACAATGTAATCTCCATTTCATGTAAATAACAGAAAGAGACAGACTGCTGAGAGAGGGAGCATGGATAGTTACTTGATTGTTTTAAAACCTGTACATCATTTATACCAATTACACTTTCTTAATTTCGTGAGCTCTCCAATGGGTTTTCGACCTTCCTAAGCACCGTTCTACTTAAAACACTAAAAGCCCAGCAGCCAATGGCAATGAAGTAACTGTTTGCAGGCAGCTTTATCATTTAATATCCACCCGCATTTTACAGAGAGGTGTAATAGAATAGACTATTAACCTTTCCCTGGTCAAAAGACCATAGAATGCAATACATAGTGTTTACTCTTACACACACTAAACTTTTCTAATGGAAAAAACTCCTTTAGTATTCTGATAAACAACGCCCTATGCCTAATGCTTTTATGTGCTACCgtttaattcaaatataatgtatttttagaCAGACAGGACATGCCTCATCTGAAAATGTGCATTTAAACATAGGAGAGAGGAGCTGCCATGCTGCATACTTTGGGAGAGATGACCAATCATTTTGCAAGTACACGCAAGATGAAAATAAGTCATCAGAGATGGGGAAATGGTATACCATTCTGCTGAGTGCTTGGCTAGACTTATACATGGATGATATTCTTCAAGGTAAAAAGACAAATACATCCCCATCTATATAACTGGTTTTAGCAGCTGTGGTCCCTTGGTGTCAAAATGCAAAGGTCAGTGGTGGCCAATTCCATATTCCCCAATGTCACGTATGAAACACAATGGCTAGTGTCCACCTCTCAAGAGGTGTATGCATGAATAAACCGCTGGCAGCCACAAGTATGCTGGGCTAGGTGGCAGCAAGAAAGGAGTCCTGCTACTGGTTAGCAGCTTCACAGGCGTCAATCCAATCACTGTAAACATCTACAGGCTCAGAAAGATCTGATCAATGGGGGTTAAGGAATACATTAAAAACAGACACTGaaataatatactataatatattatatgcacatatatacatatctaaaataataaaaataatataggaaaaaaactttttaagcAAATGAAAACTAGTTAGATTAAATTTCAGTATCTAGCCAGTATCTATCTCCAACCGGTTTCACTTGTAatggcgaagacacacagagctactagtagcagctacttgtcttgctgatcttttactgataattgtctctatgtgcattttagcagaggcaattctcagcattgtctatggcagggtattttctggtgtttagtagccgtgacaagtagctgctactaagtagctccgtgtgtcttcaccctgaaccacgcttaagggctctggcacacggggagattagtcgcctgcgacaaatctccctgttcgcgggcgactaatctccccgagttgccatccgagagccatcagttgccatcccaccggcgaacatgtaagtcgccggtgggatggcacacgcggcggtgcgatttcggcaaatcggcgaagttgcctcgcgaggcaacttcggcgatttgccgaaatcgcctgcgcagcgtgtaccatcccaccagcgacttacatgttcgctggtgggatggtagttgacaaatctcccttgtcacgggcgactaatctccccgtgtgccagagccctaaatgtaaaAGTGTTGATAACCCACACAAGCTAAATAAGGGCTGCTAGGgcggctatttggtagccccatgtagactgctggcctgcagaacgctgcttggaataaaacggtgtctctgtgtttccaaaactcGGCTCCGAGcttgagatttaaaaatggcacctactttgaggccactggggggtCTAGGCGGTGAAGTGGAAAAGCAGCCCAATGCCACAATAAGTGAAAAGCAATATTTTGCTTTACTTgtcttttaaataattaaaaaaaaaactaaccaaagtagaccaactgcaaactatcTTACAATATCACTAGTTGCAATACACTTTTAACTACCACCTTATGGCTGAGGTGACAACAAACACTCAGTGATAGGATACAGGTTATTGGAGTCTGGAACTCCTCCAGGCACACCGTACACGAAATGACACCCGTATTGCGCGATCGATCCCTGTGTGCAAGGAAAAGGGGGAAAGACAAGTGTTACACAGATTTACCGGCTATAGAAGGACTTCAGAAGTCACAGGGGTGTTTCCCCTTTCCCTTACAACAGACTAAACCATTAAACACCCCACCCCCTTGCTACTCCATCTCTCTGTATCTCTGCTAAGCCTAGCGTGAGCTCTGACCAAGCCACAATCCCACGGTGCACTCTCACCCCAGTGGAAACGGCTTTGCTTACATTTTAACATCACAGGACTTCTCGTGGTTACAGAATGGACATGTGAACTGGGTGTCAAGGTTCCCAGTCATCTTCTTCTTGGGTGGAGGCTTTCTCTTTGACTTCCTGCGTCCCATCTCTGCCTCTGGATTCTACGTATGAATCaaagctaaaaaaacaaacaaaaaaaaacattttagcaggtaaacatttttgtaaacattcCCACAGGGACAACTTGGCTGCCTTGCCCACTTGGAGGAGGGGCCAAAATGCCTCCCCTGACCTCTATGTGAATCTTATGATATTGCTTGTCGGGCAGCAGTTGTGTGAAATCATTGTCTCCACACAGAAGGCATTTTGGAGCCAGCTGTATGGGCTAAAAAAAAAGGCATCAGGCAAGAGACCAAAATGGTAACATATGCCCACATTGCCCCCAAAATTCCCATAAACACAAGACATTTCCAGACCTGCTAGGCGATTGTTTCTCATGTGCAAGCAGGGGCATTACAACTGCAGTAGCTGTGTATATAAAGCTTAGCATCTGCTTAAACCTGCTTTATCCTAAAATAAATTGATATGGCCACCCCCATCCAGTTTTCCAAATCCCATCATCCCTCAGTGCAG contains:
- the elof1 gene encoding transcription elongation factor 1 homolog isoform X1 gives rise to the protein MGRRKSKRKPPPKKKMTGNLDTQFTCPFCNHEKSCDVKMDRSRNTGVISCTVCLEEFQTPITYLSEPVDVYSDWIDACEAANQ